A stretch of DNA from Meiothermus cerbereus DSM 11376:
CGCCAGGTCGAGGGCCGGGTATGTTTATATGCCCAAGCAAAGCTTTTGAAGGTCGCTGGCGCAGCCCCCACCGACCAATGTTTTGCGCTTGCAGCACCTGGCCCTACTTGGCACCCAGGTATTTGAAGTAGCGCTCGCGCGTAATCATGCCGTGCACGGTATCGCCATCGGCCACAAACACAATCGGGTGCTGGCGGAACAGCGAACCCAGCTCACCTGCGGCGGTATCGCCAGAAACCACCGGGGCCTCGTCCCAGGGCACCAGTGAGTCGGCGATGCCGATAACGCCCACCGGATGCCCGGCCTCGAGCAAAACAGCAATATTGCCCTCGAAGGATTGTAGCGCGGTGATAACCGGCACCGGCCTGGCCAGCTTGCGGGCCGAGGTGGGGGCCAAAATACCAGCAGAAAGCAGGGTGGTGGTGGTTACTTTGACCGCTTTTTTGGCAAGCAAAAGGCTGAGGGTAAAAACCAGCAAGAAAGCCAGCCCCTCGAGGACACCAAAAAAGTTAAAGCCCTCCCACCCAAAGCGGCCTCGCCCACCCAAAGCCAGGTGTATAAGCCCCGAAACAACCAGCCCTGCAATCAGGGCTGCGAGATAAGCAATTAGACCCGCCAGGCGTAAGTCACGAACAGTTCGCATCTGGCTTCTAGTCTACACCGGCCCAAGGGGTGTCTACAGCAGAACCTGAGGCCACAGGGTTTGCGCGGGTGCACCATCACCTCCGGCACAGCCTGGGCCGTGGTACGGAGTGTTTGCGGGCTATGGCTCGAGCCACTGCAAATCCTCTACTTTGTCGATGTCCACGCCCACCTCGGCATAAGGGGTAATGAGCGCTCTGGCCGGAACCCCGATAATTTGCGAGACCCTGGCCTCGAGCCCGGCAATATCGGCCTGACCCAAAAGCACCTTAAGCAGGGTTGCAAAGCCAATCATCTGGGCCAGCGCCAGGGGTTTTTTACGCAGCTCCAGGGCCCGCCTGAGCAAAGGCAGGGCTGTAAAAAAGAGTTTTTTGTCGATGATGACCAGATTACCCCCGGTAAAGTAGCCCTCGCGAACCCGGGCATAGGTGCGGCGCATCCCAGGGAAGCGCTGCTCAATGGTTGCTTTGGCAATGATGGTATAAACGAAACCCGCCTGGGGCGCGTTTTCCAGCACCCAGCGTACAGCTTCCTGGCGCAAAAACGGCATGTCGCCGGTAGCGACCAGCACCTTGTCGCCCTCGACGGCATTAATTCCCGCCTCGAGGTTGGCAATCAGGCTGCCCTGGTCGGGCAGGGCTACCCTGGGTGGAGGGCTCAGGGGCACGGGCGGCCCCACCAAAATTACCTCCAACCCGGCCTGCGTCAGGGCCTCGAGGGTGTACTCCACCAGCGGACGGCCCCGGTAGGGCACCAGGGTTTTGCTGGCCACGCCAAACTTTTGCGCTAGGGGATCGCTGGCATAGCCTCCGGCCAACACAATCGCTTCCACCCGCTTAGTTTACCCTTGGTTGCCTGCCTCTCTTTACCCAGGCCCCACCAACCGATACCCTAGTGGCATGGACGACCTACTCGAACGGCTGGGAAACTATCTGGTCTGGCGCATTGGTAAGGCCGAGGGTGAGGAGGTGCTGGTGGTACGGGTCGGGCTGGCCTCAGCCACCCCCGAGTTCGGCCATCTTGCACGCCTGCGTAACGTATCCGATGAGGAAATCGAGCAACTAGCCCAGGCCGGGCAGCTACGCATCGAGTGGGTCAACTGATGGTACTGGAAAAGTCTTTCAACCTACGGCTGGCAGAACCCCCTGAGCGGCTGCTCCAGCCCGAGCGGGTGTTTGCTGGCAAACCCCCTTTTGGCGAACTGACCCGCACGGATACCACCCTCCAGGGCTATCTGGTGGCCGAGGCCCCGCTGTTTGGAGAAATCCATTTTCCTTTCCAGAGCCGTATTCACCCACAGGGCATAACGGCTCGCCTCGAGGCCCTGCGCCTCCCCGACCCCCCGGCCTTCTGGGCCGAGCTCGAGGGCCACGGCGAGGTGGTCGAGGGGGGCCTGGTCTACCAGCTCACCCTTCGCATCCACGCCACCTTGCCCCAGGGCGAAAAATGGGGCGGACGGGCCCTGGGGCGCCTGGCCGAAGCCGCCTTCGAGCGCAATGTGGAGCGGGTTTTAGAGCGCCTTACCCAGGGCTGACCCCCATCACCAACCCCGGCCAGGCTGGTTCAGCAGGCCCAAACACAGCTTCGGACATATACTAGTAACTGTCGGAGGTGGAACTATGCTCGAGGTACGCTATCTGGGACATTCGGCGCTGCTCATTAGCGATGGCACCACCCGCATCGTGGTAGACCCCTTCCTTACCGGCAACCCCAAAGCAGCCCTGGCAGCCAACCAGGTAGCCGCCGACCTGATTGTGCTTACCCATGCCCACGGCGACCACTACGGCGACAGCGTGGCCATCAGCCAGCGCACCGGAGCCCCCATCATCTCCAACTTCGAGATTGTCAGCTACGCCGAAAAGCAGGGTGCTAAGGGGGTGGGTATGAATCTGGGCGGTACCTATAAGTTTAAAGGCGGCTGGCTCAAGTGGTTTCCGGCCTGGCACTCCTCGTCGTTCCCGGATGGCACCTATGGTGGGCTAGCCCAGGGCTTTGTGCTCGAGCTCGGCGGCAAGCGCATTTACAACGCTGGCGATACCGCCCTTTTTAGCGATATGGCCCTGGTCGCCCAGTACAGCCCCGACCTGGCTATTTTGCCCATTGGCGACCATTTCACCATGGGGCCAGACGATGCGCTAAAAGCCCTCGAGCTAACCCGCGCCAAACAAGTTTTACCCGTGCACTACAACACCTTTCCCCCCATTGCCCAGGACGGTGCGGCCTTTGTCCAGCGGGCCGGCCTGCTGGGGGTGGGGGGCCAGGCCCTTCAACCAGGTGAACACATAACGCTTTCGTAACAGGCCCTTTGTTGCAATTAGCCACAACCTCATGGACTATCGCCGACTGACCCGACAACACTATAAGCTCGAGATGCTCCTGGGCCTGGGGCGATCGTCCCAGGTGTATCTGGCCCATGCCCCCGACGGCACCAAAGTGGCCCTCAAGGTGCCGCGCCGCGAGGTGCGCACCGACCGGGCCCTCACCGAGCGTTTTGCCCAGGAGGTTGCCCTGTCGCTTACGCTGAACCACGCCAACCTGGTGCGGGGGCTTTCGGGCCGCCCTGAGGGGGAAGGGGCCTTTCTGGCGCTGGAGTACTTCGAGGAAGGCACCCTCGAGGACAGGCTCAAAAAAGGCCCCCTTAGCCGCGAAGAAGCCCTCGAGTGCTTGTGTCAAATTGCCCATGCGCTCATTTACCTCCACGACCGCGGCATCATCCACCAGGACGTCAAACCGTCCAACATTTTTATCGCTGGCACGCTCTTCAAACTCGGCGACTTTGGCGTAGCCAAGACCCGCGAAAACCCCAAACCCCTGGAACGGGCCGGAAGCCCCTTCTACATGGCCCCCGAGCTATTTCTGGGGGAACCAGCCACCCCCGCTTCGGACGCCTATTCGTTTGGGGTAATGGCCTTTGAGCTGCTGGCTGGCAAGCGGCCCTTTGTGGGCGAAACCCTGGAAGAAATCTCCCACGCCCACCTGCACCGCCTGCCGCCCCCCACCAACCTTCCACCCCACCTCGACCGGATTGTACGCAACCTCCTGGCCAAAGACCCCGCCCTCCGGGCCACCCCCAAAGCCTTTCTCCAGGTCGTGCAGGGCAACACCCAGACCGAGGCTACCCCCAGCAAAAGCTCCCCGGAAGAGAAGCCTTCCAGGGGCAAGGGGCTGTTTGGCTTGTTTCGCAAGCGCTAGAAGCCGCTGCCCACAAAAACCGTGTGAACGGTGTCTCTCAAATGCGCGCTGCGCTACTCAGCGCAATTTTGTTGGTCAAAACCGCCTGCTGCAGGTGGGGGCCTCAACGAAAAGCACCCATCAAGAACGCCTCCCAACAAGTCCGCACAAAATGCTTTCAGGGTGTTGGT
This window harbors:
- a CDS encoding DUF3248 domain-containing protein, with the protein product MDDLLERLGNYLVWRIGKAEGEEVLVVRVGLASATPEFGHLARLRNVSDEEIEQLAQAGQLRIEWVN
- a CDS encoding NTP transferase domain-containing protein yields the protein MEAIVLAGGYASDPLAQKFGVASKTLVPYRGRPLVEYTLEALTQAGLEVILVGPPVPLSPPPRVALPDQGSLIANLEAGINAVEGDKVLVATGDMPFLRQEAVRWVLENAPQAGFVYTIIAKATIEQRFPGMRRTYARVREGYFTGGNLVIIDKKLFFTALPLLRRALELRKKPLALAQMIGFATLLKVLLGQADIAGLEARVSQIIGVPARALITPYAEVGVDIDKVEDLQWLEP
- a CDS encoding metal-dependent hydrolase, translating into MLEVRYLGHSALLISDGTTRIVVDPFLTGNPKAALAANQVAADLIVLTHAHGDHYGDSVAISQRTGAPIISNFEIVSYAEKQGAKGVGMNLGGTYKFKGGWLKWFPAWHSSSFPDGTYGGLAQGFVLELGGKRIYNAGDTALFSDMALVAQYSPDLAILPIGDHFTMGPDDALKALELTRAKQVLPVHYNTFPPIAQDGAAFVQRAGLLGVGGQALQPGEHITLS
- a CDS encoding serine/threonine-protein kinase, with protein sequence MDYRRLTRQHYKLEMLLGLGRSSQVYLAHAPDGTKVALKVPRREVRTDRALTERFAQEVALSLTLNHANLVRGLSGRPEGEGAFLALEYFEEGTLEDRLKKGPLSREEALECLCQIAHALIYLHDRGIIHQDVKPSNIFIAGTLFKLGDFGVAKTRENPKPLERAGSPFYMAPELFLGEPATPASDAYSFGVMAFELLAGKRPFVGETLEEISHAHLHRLPPPTNLPPHLDRIVRNLLAKDPALRATPKAFLQVVQGNTQTEATPSKSSPEEKPSRGKGLFGLFRKR
- a CDS encoding DUF3809 family protein; translation: MVLEKSFNLRLAEPPERLLQPERVFAGKPPFGELTRTDTTLQGYLVAEAPLFGEIHFPFQSRIHPQGITARLEALRLPDPPAFWAELEGHGEVVEGGLVYQLTLRIHATLPQGEKWGGRALGRLAEAAFERNVERVLERLTQG